GTTCCTCCCCCGCGATCGCGGGCGGGCGCGTGTACACGTATGGCGCGGAGGGGGTTCTGACGTGCGTGGATTTTGCGACGGGCGCGCTGCGCTGGCAGCGCCCGGTGAACCGCGAGTTTAACGCGCCCCAGGGCTTCTTCGGCGCGGGCAGCGCGCCGGTGGTCGACGGCGGCCTGGTGTTCCTGAATACCGGCGGCCCCGACGGCGCGGGCGTGGCGGCGTTTGACGCGGATACGGGGGAGACGGCGTGGACAGCGAGCAACGACACCGCGAGCTACTCCACGCCCATTGTGGCGGCGCTCCACGGCGAGCGGCTGGCCATTTTCCACACGGGCGACGGCCTGCTGGTCGTGGAGGCGAAAACGGGGATGGAGCGCTACCGCTATCCGTTCCGCTCCGAACTGTACGAGTCGGCGATCGCGGCGACGCCGGTGCTCGTGGGCGATGTGGTGTTTCTCTCGGGCGCGTACCATATCGGGGCGGTGGCCCTGAAGCTTGCGCCGGGCGGCCTGGAGGTGGTCTGGCGCGACGAATTCGCGATGCAGAATCACTGGGCGACGAGCATTTACCACGAGGGGTATCTCTACGGCATGGACGGGCGCCACGAGCGGGGATCGAACCTGCGCTGCATTGAGTTTGCGACGGGAAAGGTGGTTTGGACGGCGGAAAAGGGGCTGGGCCGCGCGTCGTTCATCATGGTGGAGGGGCATCTGATTGCGGTGGGCGAGCGGGGCGATATCGCGCTGATCGAGGCGAGTCCGGAGGGCTACCGGGAGAAGGCGCGGGTGAAGGTGCTGTATTACCCGGTGTGGACGCCGCCTATACTGGCGCGGGGGCGGCTCTATGTGCGGAACGAGCGGAGCAAGCGGGCGATCAAGTGTCTCGACCTGCGGGCGGAGGCGTAGCGCGGGCCTGAATTCCGCCGATTTCGATTCCCCGGAAAGCGCCCGCCAATACTACCTCGGATAGAACGTGACAGAGGTCCATGAGGCGCCGGAGGCGGGCGTCTCGTCTGTCTCGCGATTCCATCTTCCGATCGGGCGCAAGCCCGCCAGGCGTACAACCACGCCACGGCGCCAGCATCTTACTACACAACGAAAAAACCGGGCCGCCGCGCCTATGTCCGCGGCGGCCCGGTGGCCTTGTCTCGTGGTATCGCCTACTTCTTCTTCGGGCGGTAGATGTGCGTGCTCGTGCCATAGACGGCGCCGGCGGCCTCCATCACCGTTTCGCTGAGTGTCGGGTGCGGGTGGATCGTCAGGTCGAGATCGCTCGCGAGCGCGCCCATCTCGATCGCCAGCGCGCCTTCCGCGATCATTTCACCCGCGCCCACGCCGACGATGCCCACGCCGAGCACCTGCTGCGTCTCGGGATCCGTGATGAGCTTGGTCAGGCCCTCGGTCCGGCCCACGGTCGTCGCCCGGCCCGACGCGGCCCACGGGAAGCGGGAGACGTGCACGGCGCGGCCCTGTTTCTTCGCGTCATCCTCGGTCAGGCCGCACCACGCGATTTCGGGATCGGTGAAGACCACCGCCGGAATCGCCTGGGGCTCGAAGGCCGCGTTGTGGCCCGCGATGACCTCCGCCGCCACGCGCCCCTCGGCGGAGGCCTTGTGCGCGAGCATCGCCCCGCCCACGATATCGCCGATCGCGAAGATGTTCGGCTCGGCGGTGCGCATCTGCGCGTCGACCTCGATGTAGCCCTGTTCGTTCACGACAACACCGGTGCTCTTGAGGCCCAGGCCGCTGGAATTCGGCTTGCGCCCGATGCTCACCAGCACCTTGTCATACACCCGGTTCGGTTTCTTGATGCCCTCGCCTTCGAGCACGACCTTGATGCCCGCCTTCTGCTCCTTCATCTCCGCGATCTTGGTGTTGAGCAGGATTTCCTTGAACTGCTTCTCCAGGCGATCGTGAAGCGGCTTCACCAGGTCGCGGTCCGCGCCCGGCAGCAGCCCGGGCATCATCTCCACGCACGTGACTTCCGAACCCAGCGCGGTGTACACCGTGCCGAGCTCCAGCCCGATGTAACCGCCGCCCACGAGGAGCAGGCTCTCCGGGATATCCTTCATCTTAAGGGCGCCCGTCGAATTCATGATCCGGTCGGACTCGATGAGCGGGCCGAAACGCGCCGGGCGCGATCCCGCCGCGATGATCGTGTATTCCGCGGCCAGCTTGACTTGCTTTCCGTCCTGCAGGGTGACGATGATTTCCCGCGGCCCGGCAAAGGTGCCCCGGCCGCGGATGTAGTTAATCTTGCGCGCTTTGCAGAGCTGCCCCAGGCCGCTGGTCATCTGGTGCACCACGCCCTCGGTCGCGGCGCGGACGCGGTCGAGGTCGATTTCGGGCTCGGCGAACTTCAGGCCGAAATGCGCCGATTCGCGGGCCTCGTTAATCACGCGTGCGACGTGCAGGAGCGCCTTCGACGGAATGCAACCGCGGTACAGGCAGGTGCCGCCCGGGTTTTCCTCGACGTCGATCAGGGTGACTTCCAGCCCCAGGTCTGCCGCCATGAACGCGGCCGCGTACCCGCCCGGGCCGCCGCCCAGCACGGCCACCTGTGTGCTCTGATTGCTGCTCATACGCTATCCTTCTCCCCGTGCGGGGCCATTTTCGTGTTGGTCCGCCGGCGCGCCCCCGATGCGGCGCACCCGGCGCGGGTTCCCGTCGTCTCAGGACTCGAGAATCAGTTTCCAGGGGTTTTCCAGCGCCTCGGCCACCCAGCGCATGAAGCGCGCGGCGTCCGCGCCGTCGATCAGGCGGTGGTCGTAGGAAAGGCTCAGCGGCAGCATGGTGCGCGGCACGAGCTGGCCATTCTGGAAGACGCCCTCGATCGAGGAGCGAGACACCCCGAGAATCGCCACTTCCGGCGCGTTGATGATCGGCGTGAATCCCGTGCCGCCGATGCCGCCGAGATTGCTGATGGTGAACGTCGTGCCGGACATGTCCTCCAGCGTGAGCTTCCGGTCGCGCGCCTTCTTGGCAAGCACCGGCAGCTCCAGCGCGAGTTCCTGGAGGCTCTTCCGGTCGACATCGCGCACCGCCGGCACCAGCAGGCCCGCCGGCGTATCCACCGCGATTCCGATGTGGTAGTACTGCTTCAGCACCACCTCTTCGCTTTCAAAATCCAGACTTGCATTGAACTTCGGAAAGCGGCGCAGCGCCTCGGTGATCACCTTCATCAGGAACACCGTCACCGTGAGGCTGCCTCCCTCCGCCTTGATGGCCGGCGCGTACTGCTGGCGGACCTGCTCCAGCGCCGTGATGTCCGCCTTCTCAAAATGCGTCACGTGCGGGATCGTGGTCCAGCAGTGTTCCATGTGCTCGGCGGTCTTCTTCCGGATCCCGCTCATCGCCTCGCGAACCACCGCGCCCCAGCGATCGTCCGAGCGCGCGCCGGAAAGCGCCGGCGGGCCCGTGCGAACCGGCACGGGCGCCCGGGACGCGTCGCCCGGCTCGGATTTTGCCGCCGGGGCTTCGGCGGAAGGCGCCCCGCCCGCCGCATAGGCTTCCACGTCCTGCGCGCTTACGCGGCCCGACGGATCCGAGGTCGGAACATCATCCAGTTGGACGCCGAGTTCGCGGGCGAGCTTGCGCACCGAGGGGGAGGCGAGCACCTTGCCCGAGGAGCGCTTCGCCGCGGGCGTCGCCGCCGGGGCGGCTTTGCGCGCGGCCGGCGCGGGCTTCGATTCTTCCTTTGGAGCGGGCTTGGATTCGGCCTTCGGCGCTTCCTTCTTTTCCGCCGCCGGAGCCTTCGCCGCCGCACCCTCGGTCCGGTCGGCGATCAGGATCACCTGGCCGACGGACACCTTGTCGCCCGGCTTGACCTTGATTTCCTTGATTGTGCCGCTGAAGGGAAGCGGGATCTCCGCGACGGCCTTGTCGGTCTCGATCTCGATGATGGGGCTGTTGGCCGACACCGATTCCCCCACGGAAGCCAGCACGCTGGCCACGGTGCCGGAGGTGACGCCCTCGCCAAGCTCGGGAAGTTTGAACTCTGTTGCCATGGATAGTTGTCCCTGAGTCGTGTTTCACGCCCGGCGGCGGCCCGTTCCGCGGCGCGGCCGGCGGCGTGGAAGAATCGTTCGCGGGCCCGATTCGCAACCCGCTCTCTCATTTTGTGCTGGATATGCCTCGCGCGGCCCGGTGGCGGCTACGCCCCGGAATCGCCTACGACGTCGCCGGATCGGGCTTCGTCGCGGATATCTTCAGTTCGGCCATCGCCTTCTTCACCACGTCGATCTTAATCTTGCCGTCGCGCGCGAGCGCCGAAAGCGTCGCCAGCACAATGTGGCGCGCGTCCACCTCAAAGTGGTCGCGCAGCGCGGCGCGCGATTCGCTGCGACCGAAACCATCCGTGCCCAGGCTCTCGATGCCCTGCGGCACCCACTTGGCCACGCCGTCCGGCAGGATTTTCATATAGTCGGACGCCGCCACGATCACGCCCGGCTCATTCGCGAGACACTTGGCGATGTGGGGCACGCGCGGTCGCGATCCGGGGTGCAGCCGGTTCCAACGCTCCGCCGCGAGACCGTCGCGCCGCAACTCGGTGTAGCTCGTGACGCTCCAGACATCCGCCGAAACCTTGTACTTCTCCAGCAGCTTCTGCGCCTTGAGCACTTCGTTCATGATCGCGCCGCTGCCGAGCAACTGCGCGTGGAGTTTGGTCTTATCCTTGAGATCGGAGGGCTTGAACTTGTACAGGCCCTTGAGAATG
This is a stretch of genomic DNA from Candidatus Hydrogenedentota bacterium. It encodes these proteins:
- a CDS encoding PQQ-like beta-propeller repeat protein; this translates as MKSHTMNRRTFLAAAGAAGLAAAASPSDGAAQSAPVRADWPHFLGPARTGVSAETGLLKTWPEEGPPVVWQRDIGEGYGAPVVAEGRLVNFHRIGDEEIVECVDALDGAKSLWQYGYPTRYVDQYGYNGGPRSSPAIAGGRVYTYGAEGVLTCVDFATGALRWQRPVNREFNAPQGFFGAGSAPVVDGGLVFLNTGGPDGAGVAAFDADTGETAWTASNDTASYSTPIVAALHGERLAIFHTGDGLLVVEAKTGMERYRYPFRSELYESAIAATPVLVGDVVFLSGAYHIGAVALKLAPGGLEVVWRDEFAMQNHWATSIYHEGYLYGMDGRHERGSNLRCIEFATGKVVWTAEKGLGRASFIMVEGHLIAVGERGDIALIEASPEGYREKARVKVLYYPVWTPPILARGRLYVRNERSKRAIKCLDLRAEA
- the lpdA gene encoding dihydrolipoyl dehydrogenase; the encoded protein is MSSNQSTQVAVLGGGPGGYAAAFMAADLGLEVTLIDVEENPGGTCLYRGCIPSKALLHVARVINEARESAHFGLKFAEPEIDLDRVRAATEGVVHQMTSGLGQLCKARKINYIRGRGTFAGPREIIVTLQDGKQVKLAAEYTIIAAGSRPARFGPLIESDRIMNSTGALKMKDIPESLLLVGGGYIGLELGTVYTALGSEVTCVEMMPGLLPGADRDLVKPLHDRLEKQFKEILLNTKIAEMKEQKAGIKVVLEGEGIKKPNRVYDKVLVSIGRKPNSSGLGLKSTGVVVNEQGYIEVDAQMRTAEPNIFAIGDIVGGAMLAHKASAEGRVAAEVIAGHNAAFEPQAIPAVVFTDPEIAWCGLTEDDAKKQGRAVHVSRFPWAASGRATTVGRTEGLTKLITDPETQQVLGVGIVGVGAGEMIAEGALAIEMGALASDLDLTIHPHPTLSETVMEAAGAVYGTSTHIYRPKKK
- a CDS encoding 2-oxo acid dehydrogenase subunit E2, translating into MATEFKLPELGEGVTSGTVASVLASVGESVSANSPIIEIETDKAVAEIPLPFSGTIKEIKVKPGDKVSVGQVILIADRTEGAAAKAPAAEKKEAPKAESKPAPKEESKPAPAARKAAPAATPAAKRSSGKVLASPSVRKLARELGVQLDDVPTSDPSGRVSAQDVEAYAAGGAPSAEAPAAKSEPGDASRAPVPVRTGPPALSGARSDDRWGAVVREAMSGIRKKTAEHMEHCWTTIPHVTHFEKADITALEQVRQQYAPAIKAEGGSLTVTVFLMKVITEALRRFPKFNASLDFESEEVVLKQYYHIGIAVDTPAGLLVPAVRDVDRKSLQELALELPVLAKKARDRKLTLEDMSGTTFTISNLGGIGGTGFTPIINAPEVAILGVSRSSIEGVFQNGQLVPRTMLPLSLSYDHRLIDGADAARFMRWVAEALENPWKLILES